A single Oncorhynchus kisutch isolate 150728-3 linkage group LG19, Okis_V2, whole genome shotgun sequence DNA region contains:
- the LOC109910360 gene encoding cyclin-dependent kinase 17-like, whose amino-acid sequence MEKMKRFKRRLSLTLRSSHTIDESLSELAEQMTIEDGGNKDSEPIVRNGRPPSSHSMHSFLHQYTGSFKKPPLRRPHSVIGGSLGSFMTFPSNGSRLDIVHENLKMGSDGESDQASGTSSDEVQSPTGVCLRNRVQRRISMEDLNKRLSLPADIRIPDGYLEKLQLSSPTFDQPLSRLSRRASLSEIGFGKLETYIKLDKLGEGTYATVFKGRSKLTDNLVALKEIRLEHEEGAPCTAIREVSLLKDLKHANIVTLHDIVHTDKSLTLVFEYLDKDLKQYMDDCGNIMSMHNVKIFLFQILRGLAYCHKRKVLHRDLKPQNLLINERGELKLADFGLARAKSVPTKTYSNEVVTLWYRPPDVLLGSSEYSTQIDMWGVGCIFYEMAAGRPLFPGSTVEDELHLIFRLLGTPSEDSWPGISGVEEFKSYNFPKYKPQPFINHAPRLDTEGIDLVLSFLKYESKKRISADEAMKQAYFKSLGTQVRTLHESISIFTLKDIQLQRDPGYRNSSHQESGNSKNRRQSMLF is encoded by the exons atggagaagaTGAAGAGGTTTAAGCGGCGTCTATCTCTAACGCTGCGCTCCAGCCACACCATAGACGAGTCTCTGTCTGAACTGGCCGAGCAGATGACCATCGAGGACGGCGGCAACAAGGACAGCG AGCCGATCGTGCGTAATGGGCGACCGCCCTCCTCCCACAGCATGCACTCGTTCCTGCACCAGTACACCGGCTCCTTCAAGAAGCCCCCCCTCCGCAGACCACACAGTGTCATCGGAGGAAGCCTGGGCTCCTTCATGACCTTCCCCAGCAACGGCAGCCGCCTCG ACATTGTCCATGAGAACCTGAAGATGGGCTCAGACGGGGAGAGTGACCAGGCGTCTGGGACGTCGTCGGACGAGGTGCAGTCGCCCACCGGGGTGTGTCTGAGGAACAGGGTGCAACGACGCATCTCCATGGAG gacctGAACAAGCGTCTGTCTCTGCCTGCTGACATCCGTATCCCTGACGGTTACCTGGAGAAGCTGCAGCTGAGCAGCCCTACCTTCGACCAGCCCCTCAGCCGACTCTCACGCAGGGCCTCactg TCAGAGATTGGTTTTGGGAAGCTGGAGACCTACATCAAACTGGACAAACTGGGAGAG GGGACCTATGCTACAGTATTTAAGGGCCGTAGTAAGCTGACTGACAACCTGGTGGCGCTAAAGGAGATCCGGCTGGAGCACGAAGAGGGAGCACCCTGCACCGCCATCAGAGAAG tgTCGTTACTGAAGGACCTGAAACATGCCAACATCGTGACCTTACATGACATTGTCCACACAGATAAGAGCCTGACGCTGGTCTTCGAGTACCTG GATAAAGACCTGAAGCAGTACATGGATGACTGTGGGAACATCATGAGTATGCACAACGTCAAG ATCTTCTTGTTCCAGATTTTGCGGGGGTTGGCGTACTGCCACAAGCGGAAGGTTCTCCACAGAGACCTAAAGCCCCAGAACCTGCTCATCAACGAGAGAGGGGAACTCAAACTGGCTGACTTCGGTCTGGCACGGGCTAAGTCTGTCCCCACTAAGACGTACTCCAACGAGGTGGTGACTCTGTGGTACCGGCCTCCTGACGTCCTGCTAGGCTCCTCCGAGTACTCCACACAGATTGACATGTG gggTGTGGGGTGTATATTTTATGAGATGGCTGCAGGTCGGCCCCTGTTTCCTGGTTCCACCGTAGAGGACGAGCTCCACCTCATATTCAGACTGCTGG GCACGCCATCAGAGGACAGCTGGCCAGGGATCTCTGGCGTCGAGGAATTCAAATCCTACAACTTCCCCAAATACAAACCTCAGCCGTTCATCAACCATGCGCCCAG gTTGGACACAGAAGGCATTGATCTGGTGTTATCATTCCTGAAA taTGAGTCCAAGAAGAGGATCTCAGCAGATGAAGCTATGAAGCAGGCCTACTTCAAGAGCCTGGGGACACAGGTCCGCACACTGCATGAGA gtataTCAATATTCACTCTGAAGGATATCCAACTGCAGAGAGACCCTGGCTATCGGAACTCCTCACACCAAGAGTCAG GCAACAGCAAGAACAGAAGACAGAGCATGCTCTTCTAG